Within Massilia endophytica, the genomic segment TCCTTGCGCTGGCCGGTTTCCATGTCGTGGCGCATCAGGACTTTCACTTCAACGACGTCGCCGTTGGCGCTGGCGCGAATGCGCATCGGGTTACCCATGTTTATTCCTCGATTGATATGGTTGAACGAAGGGACAGCACCGGCATCAGCCGCCGCAGCCGCCCAGGGTGACCTTGATCTCCTTGCTGGCGATCAGCCACTTGCCGTCGGCCTTGACCAGCGCGTGCACGTTCGAGGTGCCGCCCATTTTCACGCGTGTGCCGATCACCGCTTCCGTCCCTTCCGGGATGGTGAAGGCGGCCGACAGCGGGTTGGGGTTCTTCTCGACCAGGATGGCCATGTATTCGGTCTTCGGCACATTGCTGGTGACGGTCACGGGCACCACGGCGCCGTTCTCCGCGATGTCCGGGCCGGTCACGGCGATATCCGCGCTCACGGCTGCGCCGCTGGCGCCGATGGCCTTGAGCGCATCGTCCAGTGACTTGGCGTCGAAGCCGCTGGCGTTCCAGTCGGCCGCCAGCGCCATGCCCGGCTTGAGAATGCCCGCGCTGATCGCCAGGCCCATCACCGTTGCAATGCGCAACAGCTCGCGTCGATTCTGATTCATTTGCATCTCCTCACTAGAATTCATTTGGCGCCATTCAGTATCCAGCCTGCCAGCGCCTGCAGGTCCGCATCCTTCAATTGTGCCTGCGGCGGCATGGGCACAGGGCCCCAGACGCCGGAACCGCCAGCCTTGATCTTGGCCGCCAGGGCGGCGCCTGCCTTCGCGTCGCCCTTGTACTTGGCGGCGATCTGCGCGAAGCCGGGGCCCACGACCTTGTCCTTCAGGCCGTGGCAGCCAAGGCAAGCATTCTGCTGGGCCAGGGCCAGCGCGTTGTTCTTGGCCGGTGCTGCTGCAGGAGCTGCCGCGGGGCGGGCCACCGGGGCCGCAGCGGCGACGCCACGGCCCGCCAGCGGGGCAGTGGCGGCGGGCTTCGTGGTATCCACGCCGCGCACCGCGCCGAAGCCGCGGTTCTGCTCCGCCACATTGCCGTGCGCGTTGCGCGACACATCCGGCAGCGTGGAACGCAGGTCGGTCGGCGGGCAGTCCTTCATGCAGGCCACGCTCTTCACATCCGGCTTGCCCTTCACGTCCCACATGCCGTGCGCATTCGTCATGCCGTTACGGTTCGGCATGCGCTTCTGCACCTCGGCGATGTTCTTGTCCGACAGGGTGAAGTCGTCCGGCACCACTTCGGCCATGTTCAGGATATAGGCCACCACGGAATACACTTCGTCGGTACTGAGCGACTTGGGCGCGGTCCATGGCATGGCGCGGTTCACATAGTCCCACAGCGTGGATACGGTGGCCACCTTCATCATGGTAGTACGCTGCGGCTGGCGGTTGTTCGCCAGCGCCGCCACACGGCCGGTCTTGATGTCTTCAGCCGTGGTGCCGCCGATGATGGGGGTGAACACCTCGTTCGATTCGCCGAAGGTGCCGTGGCAGGAAGCGCACTTGCCCTCCCACACGGCCATGCCCGCAGACACGGTGCCCGAGCCTTTCGGCAGGCCCTTGAAATCCGGACGCACGTCGATATCCCACGCAGCGATTTCCCTGGCGGTGGCGGGACGGCCCACATTGACCAGGGTCTGCGCCTGGGCGGCGCCTGCCACGAACGCCAGCGCGAACAGGAGCTTAGTAAACCTGGACATTCGACACCTCGCCCGATTCCGCCACTTTCCAGGACTGGATGGCGTTGTTGTGATAGATGGAGCGCGTGCCGCGCACGGCACGCAGTTCATTGATCTTCGGCTGCACGTAGCCCGTTTCGTCGATGGCGCGCGACTGCAGCACGCAGGGGGCGCCGTCCCACACCCAGTCGATATTGAAGCGGGTGAGGCATTTGCCCAGCACAGGGCCTTCCAGGCGCGCGGTGCGCCAGTTGCGGCCACCGTCCACCGACACGTCCACGCGCTTTACCTTGCCGCGGCCCGACCATGCGAGGCCGGTGATGTTGTAGAAGCCCTTGTCCAGCAGCTGCTGGCCGCCGGACGGCGTGGTGATCACGGACTTGCATTCCTGGATGGAGGTGTACTGGCGGTAGGTTCCATCCGGCATGCCGTCGATGTAGTGGATTGCCTCGTCCTTGGTGGCCCAGGGCTGGTCGCCCACTTCGATGCGGCGCAGCCACTTCACCCAGGACACGCCCTGCACGCCCGGCACCACAAGGCGCAGCGGATAGCCGTTCTCGGGACGCAGCATTTCGCCGTTCATGCCCCAGGCGACGATCACGTCGTCCAGCGCGCGCGAGATATCGATGGTGCGCGTCATCGAGGAGCCGTCCGCGCCTTCCGCCAGAATGAACTTGCCATTCTTCTTGTCGTAGCCGCAGTCCTCCAGCAGCACGGACAGGGGCACGCCGGTGAATTCGCTGCAGCTCAGCATGCCGTGCGAATACTGCACGGTGGGCACGGCCACATTGCCCCATTCCATGGCGGTATTCGCGCCGCACTCGATGAAGTGCATGCGCGACACCGACGGAAGGCGCATCAGGTCATCCATCGTGTAGACCTTGGGATTCTTCACCAGGCCATTGATCATGAGGCGGTGCTGCGCGGGATCGATGTCGTGCCAGCCCTGGTGATGGCGCTCGAAATGCAGGCCGCTGGGGGTGATGATGCCGAACAGGCCTTGCAGCGGCGTGAAGGCCACCGAAGCCTGCGACACGCGGGTCAGGCCCGGCGACTCGCGGCGCAGCAGATTGGTTTCGTATTTGGACGGCACGCCGTAGGGATTGGCCGCCACGGGCTGGCCCAGGGTGCGCGAATGCTGCGGCAAGGTCAGGATGGCGGGATCGCCCTCCCCCGCCGCCTGCGCCGCTGCGCGCCCTGCCGCTCCCGCTGCCAGCGCAGCGCCGGCCGCCATGAAGCTCCTGCGCAGGAAGCCGCGCCGCTCGGCGCTCAGGCCTTCCTTGGTGATTTCGTGCGCCAGCTCCGGCGCCACGAAGTTCTCGGGCGCCTTGACGATGCGTCCCGATTTGCTGTTGTCTCTCATCCGCCTTCTCCGCCAATAATGCTTATTATTTGACTATATAACTATAGACGCATATCTGTCCAGAGAGAATCATATTTTTCTTGTCTCCCGTGCGCGACAAGGTCAGGCGGCGACGGTCACGCCAGGCACCTCATGCCCCATCTCGGTGGCGAAACGGCCGCAGACGGAGCGGCACAATTCGATGGTGCCATGGTCCGCGATGCGGTAGTACACCTGCGCGCCTTCCTTGCGTCGGGCGAGAATCTTGGCGCGGTACAGCATGTTGATCTGGCGCGAGACGTTGGCCTGGGTGGATTCCACCTGCGCCACGATGTCGTTGACCGAACGCTCGCCGTTGCACACGGCGTAAAGGATCTTCAGGCGCGTGGGCTGCGACAGCAGTGCGAAATAATGCGAGACCTCCTCGAAGAGCGGGTCCATGTCCATGCTGTTGGTCGAATCCATGCTGTCGTTTGCCTGTGTTTGATGTTATTGGTGTGCTGCTCAGGGCTTCAGGTAGGCATAGCCTTCCTGCAGCTGGAGCCTTGCAGCTTCGGCCACGCCGGAGGGCACGATCTTCGCCTCCGGAATAACCTTGTTCTTGTCGATGTGGCGCGCCTCCAGCGTGTTGGCGCATACACGGAATTCAACCTTGTGATGCATCGAGAGTTCCTCGATGGCCGCGTCGTAGGGATTGCCGTTGCTGTTCTTCGCGCCATCGAGCATGAAGTCGATGCCAGCGCCGTTCGCCACCACCACGATCTTCACCTTCGGGCTGGCCTTCAGGTGGTTGCGGATATTGTTCAAGGCCGTCGTCGCGAGGCTGGAATCGGTGACGTGGTAGACCACCTTCTCCTCGCGCTGCTGGGCGGCCGCGCCGAAGGATGCAAAGGCCAGCAATGCCAGCAGCATGGTGCGGATGAATGTCATGTCGTTCTCCCTCGCGGTCTAGTGCGCGGACAGGCTTTCCTGTTCCATGCGCAGATAGGTTTCATAGGCGTTGATGCGGTTGGCCTGCTCGAAGGCCGGGTAGTCCTTGAAGCGTCCCCAATCGGTGGCGCGGTAGGCCTCGTCGAAGGTCGTCATATTGGCTACCGCATCGCCCATCGTCTTGCGCAGGAAACGCAGGTACTCGCGCGTGAGCATCATATCGTCTTTCGGCGCCAGCGAGCGGGCGCCGTGGCCGGGAATCACGACGCCCGGGTTCGTGGCCAGCATCCGGTCCAGGGTGTTCAGCCAACTGGCGCTGTCCGCATTGCCCACGAACGGAATGCGCCCGGTGAAGAAAAGGTCTCCCGCGAAGAGCACGCGGCCTTCTTCCACATAGAGCATGAGGTCTTCCGGCGAATGGGCGCCGCTGGCGTCGATCACCCGGAAATGCACGCCGCCCATTTCGAAACGCTCCTCGCCGCCGGGCGGCAGGGCAAGCCAGCGGTCCGCAGCGATCAGCTTCGTATCTTTATTGACCCAGGGAGCGAGGGCTTCCATGCGCTGCTCCAGGCGGCGCTTCGTGTCGTCCGACTCCAGTGTCGCGCGCCCTTTCTCGTGCGCCCAGATCTCTGCGCCCTGCGCCTTGAGCGCCTGCAGCCCGTAAAAATGGTCGGCGTGATAGTGGCTCACGATGACGCGCCGGATAGGCTTGGGAGTGATTCTGCGAATGGCGGCGGCCATGGCCTCGCCCAGTGCAGGCGTGGCCAGCGCGTCGAACACCACCACGCCGTCCCCCGTCACCACGAAGCCCGCGTTGGACATGAAGCCTTTGTTGCCCTGGCTCGCCATGCCGGCGCTGCCCTGGAAGAACCACACGTGCTTCGACACCTGGACCGGCTGGAGCACCAGCGGCGGCGCCGCCTGGGCCAGGCCCGAGAGTGCGAACATGAGAACCAGTGCCCTTCGCCAGAATCCCATCTGCGCCTTCCGTGAGTATGAGTGTTTAGTTATATGCGGATATTGCAGACCAAGTACGGGCGCTGTCAAGCAAAAAAGGAATCAGAATTCGCCGCGTGCGCCCCGGTCGAGCATCTTGGCAATGGTGGACCGCATCTGCAGGGCGGCGGTGCGCAGCTCGGGCGGCAGCTTGCGGCCCATGTGGATCAGCATGTCCATGTTGACGGTATAGAGCCACAGTCCGTCCTCCTTTTCGAGCAGGACGATGCGGCAAGGCAGGAAGGCTGCCATGTGCGGACTGAAATCGACCATGAGCCTCGCGGTCTCGGGGTCGCAATAGGAATAGACTTTCAGGAAGCGCTGCGGCTTGCCGGTGCGCGCTTCGAGTTCGCTCGAAAGCGGCAGCACGCCAACATCCTTGACGTTATCCTCCGCCGCCACGCTGGCCAGGGCCTCTTCCACTTCCTTGACCGTGACGCCAGGTTCGACCTTGCGCTCCCAGCTCGTAACGGCGGCGATATCGCCATCCTTCTCGATCCAGCGGTCCCACAGGCGCGCCGCTTCGGCGCCCGCGCCCTCTTCCAGCTTGCCCATGGTGCGCAGCGTACCGCAACCGGACAAGGCCGCGAGGGCGGCGCACAGCAGCAGCGCAGAGAACTGGGGAGGAAGAAG encodes:
- the soxY gene encoding thiosulfate oxidation carrier protein SoxY; protein product: MNQNRRELLRIATVMGLAISAGILKPGMALAADWNASGFDAKSLDDALKAIGASGAAVSADIAVTGPDIAENGAVVPVTVTSNVPKTEYMAILVEKNPNPLSAAFTIPEGTEAVIGTRVKMGGTSNVHALVKADGKWLIASKEIKVTLGGCGG
- a CDS encoding c-type cytochrome, whose product is MSRFTKLLFALAFVAGAAQAQTLVNVGRPATAREIAAWDIDVRPDFKGLPKGSGTVSAGMAVWEGKCASCHGTFGESNEVFTPIIGGTTAEDIKTGRVAALANNRQPQRTTMMKVATVSTLWDYVNRAMPWTAPKSLSTDEVYSVVAYILNMAEVVPDDFTLSDKNIAEVQKRMPNRNGMTNAHGMWDVKGKPDVKSVACMKDCPPTDLRSTLPDVSRNAHGNVAEQNRGFGAVRGVDTTKPAATAPLAGRGVAAAAPVARPAAAPAAAPAKNNALALAQQNACLGCHGLKDKVVGPGFAQIAAKYKGDAKAGAALAAKIKAGGSGVWGPVPMPPQAQLKDADLQALAGWILNGAK
- the soxC gene encoding sulfite dehydrogenase, whose product is MRDNSKSGRIVKAPENFVAPELAHEITKEGLSAERRGFLRRSFMAAGAALAAGAAGRAAAQAAGEGDPAILTLPQHSRTLGQPVAANPYGVPSKYETNLLRRESPGLTRVSQASVAFTPLQGLFGIITPSGLHFERHHQGWHDIDPAQHRLMINGLVKNPKVYTMDDLMRLPSVSRMHFIECGANTAMEWGNVAVPTVQYSHGMLSCSEFTGVPLSVLLEDCGYDKKNGKFILAEGADGSSMTRTIDISRALDDVIVAWGMNGEMLRPENGYPLRLVVPGVQGVSWVKWLRRIEVGDQPWATKDEAIHYIDGMPDGTYRQYTSIQECKSVITTPSGGQQLLDKGFYNITGLAWSGRGKVKRVDVSVDGGRNWRTARLEGPVLGKCLTRFNIDWVWDGAPCVLQSRAIDETGYVQPKINELRAVRGTRSIYHNNAIQSWKVAESGEVSNVQVY
- a CDS encoding ArsR/SmtB family transcription factor; the protein is MDSTNSMDMDPLFEEVSHYFALLSQPTRLKILYAVCNGERSVNDIVAQVESTQANVSRQINMLYRAKILARRKEGAQVYYRIADHGTIELCRSVCGRFATEMGHEVPGVTVAA
- a CDS encoding DsrE family protein; this translates as MTFIRTMLLALLAFASFGAAAQQREEKVVYHVTDSSLATTALNNIRNHLKASPKVKIVVVANGAGIDFMLDGAKNSNGNPYDAAIEELSMHHKVEFRVCANTLEARHIDKNKVIPEAKIVPSGVAEAARLQLQEGYAYLKP
- a CDS encoding MBL fold metallo-hydrolase; translation: MFALSGLAQAAPPLVLQPVQVSKHVWFFQGSAGMASQGNKGFMSNAGFVVTGDGVVVFDALATPALGEAMAAAIRRITPKPIRRVIVSHYHADHFYGLQALKAQGAEIWAHEKGRATLESDDTKRRLEQRMEALAPWVNKDTKLIAADRWLALPPGGEERFEMGGVHFRVIDASGAHSPEDLMLYVEEGRVLFAGDLFFTGRIPFVGNADSASWLNTLDRMLATNPGVVIPGHGARSLAPKDDMMLTREYLRFLRKTMGDAVANMTTFDEAYRATDWGRFKDYPAFEQANRINAYETYLRMEQESLSAH
- a CDS encoding DUF302 domain-containing protein — translated: MLLPPQFSALLLCAALAALSGCGTLRTMGKLEEGAGAEAARLWDRWIEKDGDIAAVTSWERKVEPGVTVKEVEEALASVAAEDNVKDVGVLPLSSELEARTGKPQRFLKVYSYCDPETARLMVDFSPHMAAFLPCRIVLLEKEDGLWLYTVNMDMLIHMGRKLPPELRTAALQMRSTIAKMLDRGARGEF